A DNA window from uncultured Methanoregula sp. contains the following coding sequences:
- the thiL gene encoding thiamine-phosphate kinase encodes MDDRELLKVVMGIVGKERCLDDCAEFSCSGQVMVATTDMLHRTTDFVPGMTDWQAGWMSAAVTLSDIASMGAAPKYLLIAVGLDDWKSLAGVMQGAKDCCMKYGAEIIGGDIDHHGELTVVTTGLGLVDRRDIARRTGAWPGDLVCITGTPGRAQAWLDGYHQFEKALFEPQPRVAEGQLLGKAGVSAMMDDSDGIALSLYDLMSVNDCGFALDFAKLPLPEGIPEAQARELALYGGGDYELIFTIAPDRFPVAGVDATVIGTVVPEKAVTIDGQPVQKRGYQHRWE; translated from the coding sequence GTGGATGACCGGGAACTTTTGAAGGTGGTAATGGGAATTGTCGGAAAGGAGAGATGCCTTGACGATTGTGCCGAATTCTCCTGCAGCGGGCAGGTGATGGTGGCAACAACCGACATGCTCCACCGCACAACCGACTTCGTCCCCGGGATGACTGACTGGCAGGCCGGATGGATGAGCGCCGCGGTCACCCTCTCGGATATTGCAAGCATGGGGGCAGCCCCGAAATATCTCCTCATCGCGGTCGGGCTCGATGACTGGAAGAGCCTTGCCGGCGTGATGCAGGGGGCAAAGGACTGCTGCATGAAGTACGGAGCGGAGATCATCGGCGGGGACATCGATCACCACGGGGAATTAACGGTCGTGACGACCGGCCTCGGGCTGGTTGACCGGAGGGATATTGCCCGGAGGACCGGCGCATGGCCGGGGGATCTTGTCTGTATCACCGGTACGCCCGGGCGGGCCCAGGCATGGCTGGACGGGTACCACCAGTTCGAGAAAGCGCTCTTCGAGCCGCAGCCCCGGGTTGCCGAAGGGCAGCTCCTGGGAAAGGCAGGGGTAAGCGCGATGATGGACGACAGCGATGGGATCGCGCTCTCGCTCTATGATCTGATGAGCGTGAATGACTGCGGGTTTGCCCTTGACTTTGCAAAACTTCCCCTTCCGGAAGGCATTCCGGAAGCCCAGGCCCGCGAACTCGCCCTGTATGGCGGCGGAGATTACGAACTGATCTTCACAATTGCACCCGACCGGTTTCCGGTTGCCGGGGTGGATGCCACGGTCATCGGTACGGTTGTACCAGAAAAGGCGGTCACGATCGATGGTCAGCCCGTGCAGAAGCGGGGATACCAGCACCGGTGGGAATAG
- a CDS encoding DUF128 domain-containing protein, with the protein MTLPIKFVNHNIEDYAIQVTFDPEKGTGDVVYNLSLIKNEDLEFAISVLRDSYRAGISVSGLIKLIPSGERIENITIPEGCTGICTMCSITFDGLLIRRGIPVNPIGGGVVEIENRVPIRFTHIIMYEYTTIDPLQVLISQKTTSVTNVMRRGSGNILANIREFHMEAEPLVGIVLDELADSCYSGILEVGMPNLPLLGVPVSPQYVAIAAIGGTNPLAVIREGERWVQIQAMKGLMDITAMDEIRDF; encoded by the coding sequence ATGACGCTGCCCATCAAGTTCGTCAACCATAATATCGAAGATTATGCCATCCAGGTCACGTTCGATCCAGAAAAGGGAACCGGAGATGTGGTGTACAACCTCTCCCTTATCAAAAACGAGGACCTGGAATTTGCTATCTCCGTTCTCAGGGATTCCTACAGGGCCGGCATCAGCGTCAGCGGCCTCATAAAACTCATTCCATCCGGAGAGCGGATTGAGAATATAACCATCCCCGAGGGATGCACGGGGATCTGCACCATGTGCAGCATCACGTTCGACGGGCTCCTGATCCGGCGGGGAATACCGGTCAATCCAATAGGCGGGGGTGTTGTCGAGATCGAGAACCGCGTGCCGATCCGCTTCACCCACATCATCATGTACGAATACACGACAATTGACCCCCTCCAGGTGCTCATCTCCCAGAAGACCACCTCGGTAACCAACGTGATGCGCCGGGGAAGCGGTAACATCCTTGCCAATATCCGGGAGTTCCATATGGAAGCCGAACCCCTGGTTGGCATAGTTCTCGATGAACTTGCCGACAGCTGTTATTCAGGAATCCTCGAGGTGGGGATGCCCAATCTTCCTCTTCTCGGTGTTCCGGTGAGCCCCCAGTACGTAGCGATTGCAGCAATCGGGGGTACGAATCCACTGGCAGTCATCCGGGAAGGCGAACGGTGGGTGCAGATCCAGGCCATGAAAGGCCTCATGGATATCACTGCAATGGATGAGATCAGGGATTTCTGA
- a CDS encoding RIO1 family regulatory kinase/ATPase — MAVSAEHIRTLNKYEKTILLALERGMKKYSWVPLEHLKAATKLSESEINYRLSRLIEWGMVRFNPVPYDGYALVFGGYDTLALASLSKKGIISALGTQIGEGKESVVYEALGLGPVAIKFHRVGGRSFSSARLNRDYMPEEGHCPWLIASKKSAEREYEALTTLHPKVSVPLPIENNRHAVVMSLITGASLNRCRLECPAEVLDEILNNVQSAYGLGIIHADLSEYNILIEEGKCILIDWPQWTARDHPNAEAILLRDIDNILTFFKRKYQLDYDREDAMRWVIG; from the coding sequence ATGGCAGTCTCAGCGGAACACATCCGCACGCTCAACAAATATGAGAAAACCATCCTCCTTGCTCTCGAGCGGGGGATGAAGAAGTACTCCTGGGTGCCGCTCGAACACTTAAAAGCCGCAACCAAACTCTCTGAATCGGAGATCAATTACCGGCTCTCGCGTCTCATAGAATGGGGAATGGTCCGGTTCAATCCCGTTCCCTATGACGGATACGCGCTGGTCTTTGGCGGCTATGACACCCTTGCGCTTGCATCACTCTCAAAGAAAGGGATCATCTCGGCGCTGGGCACCCAGATCGGGGAGGGCAAAGAATCCGTTGTGTACGAAGCCCTCGGCCTTGGACCGGTAGCGATCAAGTTCCACCGGGTAGGCGGGCGCTCGTTCTCGTCAGCCCGGCTCAACCGGGATTATATGCCCGAAGAGGGGCACTGCCCCTGGCTGATCGCATCCAAAAAATCTGCAGAGCGGGAGTACGAAGCCCTCACGACCCTGCATCCGAAGGTCAGCGTACCTCTTCCCATAGAAAATAACCGGCACGCCGTAGTCATGTCGCTAATCACCGGCGCCAGCCTCAACCGCTGCCGGCTCGAATGTCCTGCCGAAGTGCTTGACGAGATCCTGAACAATGTTCAGAGCGCCTACGGACTCGGGATCATCCACGCGGATCTGTCCGAGTATAATATCCTCATCGAGGAGGGGAAATGCATCCTCATCGACTGGCCGCAGTGGACTGCGAGGGATCACCCGAACGCAGAAGCAATCCTGCTCAGAGATATCGATAATATTCTCACGTTTTTTAAGCGGAAGTACCAGCTGGATTACGATCGTGAGGATGCGATGCGATGGGTGATCGGCTGA
- a CDS encoding NAD(P)/FAD-dependent oxidoreductase produces the protein MIVILGGGPAGRIASIRLASSGKDVTLVEKGTIGGQCLHYGCMPVCALNDVARFIQEAGTFRALGITDAVPSIDFPVLLKEMQMVQETITSVLDRETRDAGVRILYGKDGRFDGNQVVVEDEPLPAESVILATGSRPNIPQVPGIHQTGVFTPHTLRQMDRLPKKLVIIGGGIMAAEFAYIFSRFGSQVTILSRSGFLKTVDEHIRKRAVRELAGVSIREGCDIQSAERGNDGMRINLKAGGKTETLACDAVLLAAGLLPRSELLEGVAKRPNGEVIVNDRMQTNLPGVYACGDVTGPPYLTPVARHQGIVAADNLLGKTRKMDYSCIPQAINLGYELAFCSDGSGTAKPLVLPGPAGPGTFWSVPDSNTGFAKLMVEADGSISGMCSASPGGGLIAGYMALLMKRHFSVHDFEEFIEVHPSTDGVYGLAKYASETLKKRKGE, from the coding sequence ATGATCGTCATTCTCGGAGGAGGACCGGCCGGGAGAATCGCCTCGATCCGTCTTGCCTCGTCCGGGAAGGACGTGACCCTTGTCGAGAAGGGAACGATCGGGGGGCAGTGCCTCCACTATGGCTGCATGCCGGTCTGCGCCCTCAATGATGTGGCCCGCTTTATCCAGGAGGCCGGTACGTTCAGAGCGCTTGGGATCACGGACGCTGTCCCGTCAATTGATTTTCCCGTTCTCCTTAAAGAGATGCAGATGGTGCAGGAAACCATCACATCCGTCCTCGACCGCGAGACCCGGGATGCGGGTGTCAGGATCCTGTACGGGAAGGATGGCAGGTTTGACGGGAACCAGGTTGTAGTGGAAGACGAGCCCCTGCCCGCTGAATCTGTCATCCTTGCTACCGGGTCCCGTCCGAATATCCCACAGGTTCCGGGGATCCACCAGACGGGGGTCTTTACCCCCCACACGCTCCGGCAGATGGATCGCCTGCCGAAAAAGCTCGTCATTATCGGCGGGGGGATCATGGCAGCGGAGTTTGCCTACATATTCTCCCGGTTCGGAAGCCAGGTTACTATCCTTTCCCGAAGCGGTTTTTTGAAAACGGTCGATGAACATATCCGGAAACGTGCGGTCCGGGAACTGGCGGGCGTCAGCATCCGTGAAGGATGCGACATCCAGTCGGCTGAACGCGGGAACGATGGCATGCGGATCAACCTGAAGGCCGGAGGAAAGACCGAGACGCTTGCCTGCGATGCCGTACTCCTCGCTGCCGGCCTTCTTCCCCGCTCGGAACTGCTCGAAGGCGTTGCAAAACGGCCGAACGGCGAAGTGATCGTGAACGATCGCATGCAGACGAATCTGCCGGGCGTCTATGCCTGCGGGGATGTGACCGGCCCGCCCTACCTGACACCGGTTGCCCGCCACCAGGGGATCGTGGCTGCCGACAACCTCCTCGGGAAAACACGGAAGATGGATTACTCCTGCATACCCCAGGCTATCAACCTCGGGTACGAGCTCGCGTTCTGCTCGGATGGCAGCGGGACGGCTAAGCCGCTCGTCTTACCCGGGCCCGCGGGGCCGGGAACGTTCTGGTCGGTGCCCGATTCCAATACCGGGTTTGCCAAGCTCATGGTAGAGGCGGATGGCTCGATAAGCGGCATGTGCTCGGCCTCGCCCGGAGGGGGGCTCATTGCAGGTTACATGGCGCTTCTCATGAAACGGCACTTCTCCGTACACGATTTCGAGGAATTCATCGAGGTCCACCCATCGACAGACGGGGTCTATGGCCTGGCAAAATATGCCTCCGAGACTCTGAAAAAGCGCAAGGGCGAATAA
- a CDS encoding DUF460 domain-containing protein yields MGDRLKVFGIDIIKGSVRSRSQRPMYALVRMAGQTIESESEVSMFRLFRLLAEERPDILAVDSMQEIAADQHELFFFLQALPPQTRFVQVTGGERKETLGKVAARFNISFNRFDPFAEARTTAQVASLGAGAEVIAFENESEIVASRHRSPGKGGWSQNRYVRKMHGAVQLKGREIEMALVAAGLRYEKKETRAFGGCSRVAFRVFAKRDQVPVPNYRGADVQVRISGKRLERIRFRPLSGKPRYLIVGIDPGTTTATAALDLDGNLLHLASSRQMTMSDVIESLYKVGKPLIIASDVQEMPFTVEKIRRSFSAVAYTPKQDVSVETKVELTAPFSYANDHERDALSAALDAYRQYRHKFQNLMKRIPPGHDLDEVRARVIRGQSLEQVIGDMKMPVPIEKTTPPMVQPDAKHDERVRVLDGMVKRLRTYVSELQEDVKSRDYEIQRLQGRIRKINTSRDTELAKDAEVVKKDAVIQSLKKRLHKEERRNYNLVKRLARIKKFAELSMDGEVLPVKVMDALTKDSLRKLLDDVGIDEGDIIFVSKTDGWGRSIVKELTEMRIRAVIVSDKVLQEGESQLIPSFREARLPLLSEKETFTQVRGKQGLCGKDAFDAALLRWQDKQDKHEREKKTEMIEHIFKEYKSERGKEVRKGG; encoded by the coding sequence ATGGGTGATCGGCTGAAGGTTTTCGGTATCGATATCATTAAGGGCTCTGTGAGGTCGCGGTCACAGCGGCCCATGTATGCCCTTGTCCGCATGGCAGGCCAGACGATTGAGAGCGAATCCGAAGTCTCGATGTTCCGGCTCTTCCGCCTTCTCGCCGAGGAACGGCCGGACATCCTCGCCGTTGACAGCATGCAGGAGATCGCTGCCGATCAGCATGAACTCTTCTTCTTTTTACAGGCGCTGCCCCCGCAGACCCGGTTTGTGCAGGTAACCGGTGGCGAGCGCAAGGAGACTCTCGGAAAAGTTGCCGCCCGGTTCAATATCAGTTTCAACCGGTTCGATCCCTTTGCCGAGGCACGGACCACCGCGCAGGTTGCCTCTCTCGGGGCAGGAGCGGAGGTCATTGCGTTTGAGAACGAGAGCGAGATCGTGGCAAGCCGCCACCGCTCTCCCGGGAAAGGCGGCTGGAGCCAGAACCGGTACGTCCGGAAAATGCACGGGGCGGTCCAGTTGAAAGGACGGGAGATCGAGATGGCGCTTGTTGCTGCTGGGTTGCGCTACGAGAAGAAGGAGACCCGGGCATTCGGGGGGTGCAGCCGGGTGGCATTCCGGGTCTTTGCCAAACGCGACCAGGTACCGGTTCCCAACTACAGGGGGGCTGATGTGCAGGTCAGGATCAGCGGGAAGCGCCTGGAGCGCATACGGTTCCGGCCGCTGTCAGGTAAACCCCGGTACCTTATCGTTGGAATAGATCCCGGCACGACCACAGCCACGGCAGCTCTCGATCTGGACGGCAACCTTCTCCACCTCGCAAGTTCGCGGCAGATGACCATGTCCGATGTGATTGAATCGCTCTACAAGGTGGGAAAACCGCTCATCATCGCATCCGATGTGCAGGAGATGCCATTCACGGTCGAGAAGATCCGCCGGTCGTTCTCGGCAGTTGCATATACACCAAAACAGGATGTGAGCGTTGAGACGAAAGTCGAACTTACCGCCCCGTTCTCCTATGCCAACGATCACGAGCGGGATGCGCTCTCAGCAGCACTCGATGCCTACCGTCAGTACCGTCACAAGTTCCAGAATCTGATGAAACGGATTCCCCCGGGCCACGATCTGGATGAGGTGCGGGCCCGCGTGATCCGCGGCCAGTCGCTCGAACAGGTTATCGGTGACATGAAGATGCCGGTGCCCATTGAAAAGACAACGCCCCCGATGGTCCAGCCGGATGCAAAACATGATGAGCGGGTCCGGGTGCTGGACGGGATGGTGAAACGTCTCCGGACATATGTTTCCGAGCTTCAGGAAGATGTCAAGAGCAGGGATTATGAAATCCAGCGGCTTCAGGGGCGGATCCGGAAGATCAACACATCACGGGACACGGAGCTGGCAAAGGATGCCGAAGTTGTGAAAAAGGATGCTGTCATCCAGAGCCTCAAAAAAAGGCTTCACAAGGAAGAGCGGCGCAATTACAACCTCGTAAAGCGGCTTGCACGGATCAAGAAATTCGCGGAACTCTCCATGGACGGGGAAGTTCTGCCGGTCAAAGTGATGGATGCCCTGACAAAAGACAGCCTGAGGAAACTTCTCGATGATGTCGGGATCGATGAGGGAGATATCATTTTCGTATCAAAAACAGACGGTTGGGGACGGAGTATTGTCAAAGAACTCACGGAGATGCGTATCAGAGCGGTTATTGTCAGTGATAAGGTTCTCCAGGAGGGAGAATCGCAGTTGATTCCTTCATTCAGGGAGGCCAGACTACCCCTCCTTTCAGAAAAGGAGACCTTCACACAGGTGCGCGGAAAACAGGGACTCTGCGGGAAGGATGCATTTGATGCAGCACTTCTTCGCTGGCAGGACAAGCAGGATAAGCATGAACGGGAGAAGAAGACCGAGATGATCGAGCACATATTCAAGGAGTATAAGAGCGAACGGGGTAAGGAGGTGCGCAAGGGTGGATGA
- a CDS encoding NAD-binding protein, with the protein MPPKRGRVWRAVRNSPGIQISIYFLAFALLIGLYTFIFHEYYPVFENKSLSWVNALMFVVESMTTVGYGDLLPFASDYTMLLAIQIMISGVIMIFIVVPLLLAPFLTTLLAPSPPRRTPHALSGHTVIFGHDELTKSVVDSLTISDHDIVIIEDDKAAAMDIAMQYRHKAYIVWGEYTDPATWSAAHLANARYVVICKDERLTASILLGIRKMAKGKIIAVVDKLSFDRYLRYAGADYVLSPKHSTGRILARHAVLNPMGDSVPEIPGLDRISINLEQKPDRELRLINIPVVMGCRADGRNLRELDLFGRYGVIVFALWKSGIFVPWPGDDIIIDDTTSLFLFGRATDIVDAIREEFDADGRREARAVIAGFGDVGVAAYRELTPSKISCLVVDSRRHTGVENQIVGNAEDESVLREAGIESAQYCIIALNEDDVNIFATLMARNLNPAIRILARANDPGSVDKLYRAGADYVALLPMIGGQTIGRIILSDIVTILLDLPNGDIVVLVTIPGSALRTVGGVARKTGVRVIGIESVSRLIVAPGAEEVLEKGDIVIALGTSEQLKKFLHQL; encoded by the coding sequence ATGCCGCCTAAACGGGGACGGGTCTGGAGAGCCGTCAGGAACTCACCGGGGATCCAGATCTCGATCTACTTCCTTGCGTTTGCTCTTCTCATCGGCCTCTATACGTTCATTTTCCACGAATACTACCCGGTTTTTGAGAACAAATCGCTCTCGTGGGTCAATGCCCTGATGTTCGTTGTCGAATCGATGACCACCGTTGGATACGGCGATCTCCTCCCGTTTGCCAGCGACTACACCATGCTGCTTGCGATCCAGATCATGATATCAGGGGTTATCATGATCTTCATCGTGGTGCCGCTCCTCCTTGCCCCGTTCCTGACCACCCTTCTTGCGCCCTCGCCCCCGCGGCGGACCCCTCATGCCCTATCAGGGCACACCGTCATATTCGGGCATGACGAGCTCACGAAATCCGTTGTGGACAGCCTGACGATATCCGATCACGACATTGTCATAATCGAGGATGACAAGGCGGCAGCAATGGACATTGCCATGCAGTACCGCCATAAAGCGTATATTGTCTGGGGGGAGTACACCGATCCTGCCACCTGGTCGGCTGCCCATCTGGCAAATGCCCGGTACGTGGTGATCTGCAAAGACGAGCGGCTCACTGCCAGCATCCTCCTTGGTATCCGGAAAATGGCAAAAGGCAAGATCATTGCGGTTGTCGACAAGCTCTCGTTCGACCGGTACCTGAGGTATGCCGGTGCGGATTATGTCCTCTCCCCCAAACATTCTACCGGTCGGATACTCGCACGCCATGCGGTTCTCAACCCGATGGGGGATTCCGTTCCTGAGATTCCGGGTCTTGATCGGATCAGCATCAATCTTGAACAAAAGCCCGACCGGGAGCTGCGCCTGATCAATATCCCGGTTGTCATGGGCTGCCGGGCGGATGGCAGGAACCTGCGGGAACTGGACCTTTTTGGCCGTTACGGTGTCATCGTCTTTGCCCTCTGGAAATCAGGGATCTTTGTGCCGTGGCCGGGAGATGACATCATCATCGATGATACCACGTCCCTCTTCCTCTTCGGAAGGGCAACAGATATCGTCGATGCGATCCGGGAAGAGTTCGATGCTGACGGGCGCAGGGAAGCGCGTGCCGTGATTGCGGGATTCGGGGATGTGGGGGTTGCTGCCTATCGGGAACTCACCCCTTCGAAGATCTCGTGCCTGGTAGTGGATTCGCGTCGCCATACGGGTGTGGAGAACCAGATCGTGGGAAATGCCGAGGATGAAAGCGTCCTGAGAGAGGCCGGGATCGAGAGCGCCCAGTACTGTATCATCGCCCTCAATGAAGATGACGTGAACATCTTTGCAACCCTGATGGCCCGCAATCTCAACCCGGCCATCCGCATCCTGGCACGGGCCAATGACCCGGGATCGGTTGACAAACTCTACCGGGCCGGTGCAGATTATGTGGCGCTCCTCCCGATGATCGGGGGCCAGACGATCGGGAGGATCATCCTCTCCGATATTGTCACCATCCTCCTCGATCTGCCCAATGGTGATATTGTCGTTCTTGTCACGATTCCCGGATCCGCGCTCAGGACCGTTGGCGGTGTTGCCCGGAAGACCGGTGTCCGGGTTATCGGTATAGAGAGCGTCAGCCGCCTCATCGTCGCACCGGGAGCTGAAGAGGTGCTTGAAAAAGGTGATATCGTGATCGCATTGGGAACTTCCGAACAGTTGAAAAAGTTCCTCCATCAATTATAA
- a CDS encoding NAD+ synthase: protein MMCKDGDLGCRMGQVEQMIRYAYWNAGCKGIVIGLSGGIDSAVAAAFCCRAVGPAKVVGISLPAKVSNPADIRDAAELCTQLGMAHQVIDIEPMLSAYRSMPGFAETPYLLGNLMARIRMTVLFYHANRDNRLVCGTSNRSEYMLGYCTKYGDNAADLQPILHLYKSDVYVIARELGIPDPILNKTPSAGLWEGQSDEKEIGLTYAQIDASLKSLESHDWVPVSPTEEKVLALVKKSAHKRLSPPNLLAVPQKAADISPEH from the coding sequence ATGATGTGCAAAGACGGCGACCTGGGGTGCAGGATGGGCCAGGTGGAACAGATGATCCGGTACGCGTACTGGAATGCGGGATGCAAGGGGATTGTGATCGGCCTGTCCGGGGGGATAGACTCTGCGGTTGCGGCGGCTTTCTGCTGCAGGGCGGTCGGCCCGGCGAAGGTTGTGGGGATCTCGCTGCCGGCAAAAGTGAGCAACCCGGCGGATATCCGGGACGCTGCTGAGCTCTGCACTCAGCTCGGGATGGCGCACCAGGTGATCGATATCGAACCTATGCTCTCCGCGTACCGGAGCATGCCCGGGTTTGCAGAGACCCCATACCTGCTCGGCAACCTGATGGCCCGCATCCGCATGACCGTCCTCTTCTACCATGCCAACCGGGACAACCGGCTGGTCTGCGGCACATCCAACCGGAGCGAGTACATGCTCGGCTACTGTACCAAGTACGGGGACAACGCCGCCGACCTTCAGCCGATCCTGCACCTGTATAAGAGCGACGTGTATGTCATTGCCCGCGAACTCGGGATTCCAGACCCTATCCTTAACAAGACCCCCTCGGCAGGTCTCTGGGAGGGGCAGAGCGATGAGAAGGAGATCGGCCTGACGTACGCTCAGATCGATGCATCGCTTAAGTCCCTTGAAAGTCATGACTGGGTGCCGGTATCCCCGACTGAAGAAAAAGTGCTGGCTCTTGTGAAAAAGAGCGCCCACAAACGCCTCTCTCCCCCTAATCTTTTAGCAGTACCTCAAAAAGCGGCAGATATTTCTCCGGAACATTGA
- a CDS encoding glucose-6-phosphate isomerase family protein has product MLGWDGELPAPGVRTIGEMRPVLADPSCACSEPLYFMYRDLAKSDADWHWLHSHNLRYDLTVIPPRDLCGEWVKTKGHYHPQNKAGIGYPEVYEVLEGEAHYLLQSRNLDDVVLIKAETGDIVIIPPGYGHITINPSRDRILSMANIVSTAFESEYGEYESRKGAVYYELTSGDIRKNPEYPSAPEVRILSSRAGRGDHRICKGPLYNLVGNSSALEFLNVPEKYLPLFEVLLKD; this is encoded by the coding sequence ATGCTTGGATGGGATGGGGAGCTGCCAGCCCCGGGAGTGCGGACAATCGGGGAGATGCGCCCTGTCCTCGCCGATCCTTCGTGCGCGTGCAGCGAGCCCCTCTATTTTATGTACCGCGATCTGGCAAAATCAGACGCGGACTGGCACTGGCTCCATTCCCACAACCTCCGCTATGACCTGACCGTCATCCCCCCCCGCGATCTCTGCGGCGAATGGGTCAAGACCAAAGGTCATTACCACCCGCAGAACAAGGCGGGTATCGGTTATCCTGAGGTATATGAAGTCCTGGAAGGTGAGGCCCATTATCTCCTTCAGTCCCGCAATCTCGATGACGTCGTCCTGATCAAGGCGGAGACGGGCGATATCGTAATAATTCCCCCCGGGTACGGCCATATTACAATTAACCCTTCGAGGGACCGGATCCTCTCCATGGCCAACATCGTGTCCACCGCTTTTGAGAGCGAGTACGGGGAATACGAGAGCCGTAAGGGAGCTGTCTATTATGAGCTCACTTCAGGGGATATACGGAAAAATCCGGAATACCCGTCCGCGCCGGAAGTAAGGATCCTCAGTTCCCGTGCCGGCCGGGGGGACCACCGGATCTGCAAAGGCCCCCTGTATAACCTTGTCGGGAATAGCAGTGCTCTTGAGTTCCTCAATGTTCCGGAGAAATATCTGCCGCTTTTTGAGGTACTGCTAAAAGATTAG
- a CDS encoding S-layer protein, protein MNFPKAILIFLVLLFLCVIPAAGLKTYTDGMPQMTAVISGTNQFSPGQDATITLVVQNRGVSTMESNWSGNAAYEGTGTIARDDIPTTAKMVTVGLSSGNAPIVIKTDPQNIGDIASMGSKTVNISAKITSDATNGEYQLPVTIAYTYLAKSQELAADTLQSTYVKKDVTIPVTVRIKPQVKIDVLEAVPDHISVGTSGYLNLTIRNTGFEDGKKATVRILRSGKSPIVPTDSSIYVGDFPRGGDITCRYKVSVSKDAERQTYPVDVVVTYENREGDIVTTAADTVGIPVEDKLAFSVTSGNISVVQGSDTVITVSYRNNGIFTAYNAQARLSAVDPFTSTDNTAYLGDIKPGESAVGQYRLSTAGDAAPGSYSLDNEIRYRDSLDNSQVSDSFKLPIQIVQKPASSGIFQFLPVLILIVLIAAGAGYYLLVMRKKN, encoded by the coding sequence ATGAATTTTCCAAAAGCGATCCTCATCTTTCTCGTGCTGCTGTTTCTATGCGTCATACCGGCAGCGGGGCTGAAAACATACACTGACGGGATGCCCCAGATGACGGCAGTGATCTCGGGAACCAACCAGTTTTCCCCGGGACAGGATGCCACAATCACGCTTGTTGTGCAGAACCGGGGCGTGAGCACAATGGAGAGCAACTGGTCCGGAAATGCTGCATACGAGGGGACCGGGACCATAGCCCGCGACGATATTCCGACAACTGCCAAGATGGTGACCGTCGGCCTCTCCTCCGGTAACGCCCCCATCGTCATAAAAACCGATCCCCAGAATATCGGCGATATCGCGTCAATGGGATCCAAGACCGTGAACATCTCTGCCAAGATCACTTCAGATGCAACCAACGGGGAATACCAGCTTCCCGTGACAATCGCCTACACGTATCTTGCAAAGTCCCAGGAACTTGCCGCGGATACGTTGCAGTCAACGTATGTCAAGAAAGACGTGACGATCCCGGTCACCGTCCGTATCAAACCCCAGGTGAAGATCGATGTTCTCGAAGCAGTACCGGATCATATCAGCGTTGGTACGAGCGGTTACCTGAACCTGACGATAAGGAACACAGGTTTCGAGGATGGAAAGAAGGCAACCGTCAGGATCCTCAGGAGCGGCAAAAGCCCGATCGTCCCGACCGACAGCAGCATCTATGTCGGGGATTTCCCCCGGGGCGGGGATATCACCTGCAGGTATAAAGTGAGCGTCTCCAAGGATGCGGAGAGACAGACGTATCCGGTTGACGTCGTGGTTACCTACGAAAACCGCGAGGGCGATATCGTTACAACAGCTGCGGACACCGTGGGGATCCCCGTAGAGGACAAGCTCGCCTTTTCCGTAACATCGGGTAATATCTCCGTTGTCCAGGGATCGGATACAGTAATCACGGTCAGCTACCGGAACAACGGGATTTTTACCGCATATAATGCCCAGGCACGGCTTTCTGCCGTGGACCCGTTTACCAGCACAGATAATACCGCCTATCTCGGCGATATAAAACCCGGGGAGTCGGCGGTTGGCCAGTACAGGCTGAGTACTGCCGGCGATGCAGCTCCTGGTTCATATTCCCTTGATAACGAGATCAGGTATCGCGATTCGCTGGACAACAGCCAGGTCTCTGATTCATTCAAGCTGCCAATCCAGATTGTACAAAAACCGGCCTCCAGCGGCATCTTCCAGTTCCTGCCAGTACTCATCCTCATCGTCCTGATCGCAGCCGGCGCCGGGTATTATTTACTTGTAATGAGAAAGAAGAATTGA